In one Bacteroidota bacterium genomic region, the following are encoded:
- a CDS encoding YceI family protein, giving the protein MATTNWNIDNSHSEIHFKVKHMVISTVTGKFNEFTASAETEGDDFTTAKIKFEAKTASIDTGVADRDAHLRSDDFFNAEKYPALTFESTELVKKSDSDYVLRGNLTIRDITKPIELDVDFGGTTVDPWGLTRAGFEISGKINRKEYDLKWSAVTEAGGLVVSDEVKLVLNVEMVKAQPATA; this is encoded by the coding sequence ATGGCAACAACAAATTGGAACATCGACAACTCACACAGCGAAATTCACTTTAAAGTGAAACACATGGTAATATCTACTGTTACCGGAAAATTTAATGAGTTTACTGCTTCGGCTGAAACCGAAGGTGATGACTTTACTACCGCTAAAATAAAGTTTGAAGCTAAAACTGCTTCGATTGATACCGGTGTGGCTGACCGTGATGCACACTTACGCAGCGATGACTTTTTTAATGCTGAGAAATACCCAGCGTTAACCTTTGAAAGCACTGAATTAGTGAAGAAAAGCGATAGCGATTATGTATTGCGCGGTAACCTTACCATCCGTGATATTACTAAACCCATTGAATTGGACGTTGATTTTGGCGGTACTACCGTTGACCCTTGGGGCTTAACCCGTGCAGGTTTTGAAATTAGCGGTAAAATTAACCGTAAAGAGTATGATTTGAAGTGGAGCGCAGTAACCGAAGCCGGTGGCCTTGTAGTGAGCGATGAAGTGAAGTTGGTTTTGAACGTTGAGATGGTAAAAGCACAACCTGCAACTGCATAA
- a CDS encoding T9SS type A sorting domain-containing protein: MKKILLSAVMLFVCSIAALAQIPNNSFETWNVVGNDTVMGSGWNGNNFRVYQSININTQQGTVTRNASAGQYFVGVFHAPDPNNAGQYFLGNYGNAFAFTQRPVSFTFSAMYFPQIQGEGLAIVITTKKNNGDTVSQTVGTLGQGTAANWTDLSLNVAYRQNVTGNPDSCFINFILLPTQASQLSPNTALFVDNLRFNSFGVSVEETMENYGKVGKVNVYPNPTAGNTSISYNLPVAQEVAVKLFDISGREVMNIFEGMQEAGEQTVKFNAENLAEGVYFYQLQAGSVLKTDKIVVKK; the protein is encoded by the coding sequence ATGAAAAAAATTTTACTTTCAGCAGTGATGCTATTTGTTTGTAGCATTGCCGCTTTGGCTCAAATTCCTAACAACAGCTTTGAAACTTGGAACGTAGTAGGCAATGATACCGTTATGGGTAGCGGATGGAATGGAAACAACTTTAGGGTTTACCAATCAATAAACATCAATACCCAACAAGGTACTGTTACCCGCAATGCTAGTGCAGGCCAATACTTTGTAGGCGTTTTCCATGCTCCAGATCCTAACAACGCAGGTCAATACTTTTTAGGTAACTATGGAAATGCATTTGCATTTACACAGCGTCCAGTATCGTTTACTTTCTCAGCTATGTATTTCCCTCAAATCCAAGGCGAAGGTTTAGCAATTGTTATCACTACCAAAAAGAACAATGGCGATACCGTTAGCCAAACTGTAGGTACCTTGGGTCAAGGAACTGCTGCTAACTGGACTGACCTTTCTTTGAACGTTGCTTACAGGCAAAATGTAACAGGTAACCCTGATTCATGCTTCATCAACTTTATATTGTTGCCAACCCAAGCTAGCCAACTTAGCCCAAACACTGCTTTGTTTGTTGATAACCTAAGGTTTAACAGCTTTGGAGTATCTGTTGAAGAAACAATGGAAAACTACGGTAAAGTAGGTAAAGTAAATGTTTACCCTAACCCAACTGCAGGTAACACCAGCATTAGCTACAACCTTCCTGTTGCTCAAGAAGTAGCTGTTAAATTGTTCGACATTTCAGGCCGCGAGGTAATGAACATTTTTGAAGGTATGCAAGAAGCTGGCGAACAAACTGTTAAGTTTAACGCTGAAAACCTTGCTGAAGGAGTTTACTTCTACCAACTACAAGCAGGTTCAGTATTGAAAACAGACAAAATTGTTGTTAAGAAATAA
- a CDS encoding NifU family protein, which translates to METKELINIYTEATPNPETMKFVANRMILPDDSADFQTRQSALRSPLATKLFEFPFVNAVFIMNNFVTVTKLSTFEWFDIAPQLKEFVKEYLESGETIINPVEKKEVSSDDSEAVIKIKNMLDTYVKPAVEMDGGAIAFKSFEEGIVKVELRGSCSGCPSSTITLKAGIENMLKRMVPEVEAVEAEAM; encoded by the coding sequence ATGGAGACCAAAGAATTAATAAATATATACACTGAGGCCACCCCAAATCCCGAAACGATGAAATTTGTGGCCAACCGCATGATTTTGCCTGATGACAGCGCAGATTTTCAAACAAGGCAATCAGCGTTACGCTCACCGCTTGCTACCAAGTTGTTTGAATTTCCGTTTGTAAATGCGGTATTCATCATGAACAACTTTGTTACCGTTACCAAACTTAGCACTTTCGAGTGGTTTGATATAGCTCCTCAATTGAAAGAGTTTGTAAAAGAATACCTTGAAAGCGGTGAGACTATTATAAACCCTGTTGAGAAGAAAGAAGTAAGCAGCGATGACAGCGAAGCGGTAATTAAAATCAAAAACATGCTGGATACGTATGTGAAGCCTGCCGTTGAAATGGATGGCGGTGCTATTGCTTTTAAATCGTTTGAAGAGGGTATTGTGAAGGTAGAACTACGCGGCTCATGCAGTGGTTGTCCGTCGTCAACCATTACATTAAAAGCCGGTATCGAAAATATGCTTAAGCGTATGGTACCTGAAGTAGAAGCGGTTGAAGCAGAAGCAATGTAA
- a CDS encoding DEAD/DEAH box helicase — protein MKVVNTQPFELVYTLVDHPHLGLLIEPHVVQINTLGNYTLTHQKVFNTTIDYYEKGVDDTDRKLVNLLGELDQEVIVKKFHTQATIRPAEFFKKHFTEELNKSFIRPYIEKRIAEAIEMLRGKKLFILGKEGNPTSKVVKVATQKASVLFHFRRDDDKVRYFPTIKYNNERVEFSQRDGIMVTTRPAWMLVNGMLYNFEKNVDGNKLLPFLSKRFIMIPKATEAKYFEKFVVPLVEKFDVHAVGFDIKTESLVGIPVLKIDDGWGDEVRLNLYFRYNKQEFPYHATKRISVILEKEGDNYIFKRLKRPKEWEEHQKLLIASKGLKLIEGCSFTVRRPDGSKSPYAAIQWLNEYSKLLKDNKFIIEQDTHNSKYFIGQSTLSIQVNEYKDWFDVMAVVKFGTYEVQFIQLRSYILQGKREYILPNGEIAIIPEEWFEKYSSLLEFSESGDGIRIRKHHWKLIDELQSPADSKELKDKLSKLDFKHLHEGEPLSEGFKGELRPYQREGYNWFYFLQKNRFGGCLADDMGLGKTVQTLAMLQREADLADQNPVLEEAIQTEAAQGQALLFDDGAKKAAALNQLDLFGNAGTIEMPSLPPKVVSYQKNRHTNLIILPTSLIYNWQSEAENFAPGLKVFIYTGTYRNREIAYFRHYDLIITTYGVVRLDIDILKDFNFHYVILDESQFIKNPASQTARAVNSLQARNKLVLTGTPVENSITDLWSQMNFLNPGLLGNFTFFSEKFVIPIEKNGNELQRNRLQKIIDPFILRRTKEQVAKDLPEKYEQVYYCEMTEEQEQIYEATKAKYRNQILKSVTEFGLNKSKLQILKGLMMLRQIANHPLLVNDEYLGHSGKFDEIIRKLEIALAENHKVLIFSQFVKQLHIFKKYLDDKSVPYCYIDGTYSAKQRQAEVNKFQKEKSAGVFLISLRAGGVGLNLTEADYVFIVDPWWNPAVERQATDRSYRIGQTKNVFNYKFITRGTVEEKILTLQKRKLELAQTLINTDNTFLSTLSVEELENIFV, from the coding sequence TTGAAAGTAGTAAATACACAACCTTTTGAATTGGTATATACCCTTGTTGATCATCCCCATCTCGGGCTGCTCATCGAGCCGCACGTGGTGCAGATTAACACATTGGGCAATTACACACTCACCCATCAAAAGGTGTTTAATACCACTATTGATTATTACGAGAAAGGGGTAGACGATACCGACCGTAAGCTGGTGAATTTATTGGGCGAGCTGGACCAAGAGGTAATTGTAAAAAAATTCCATACCCAAGCTACCATACGCCCTGCCGAGTTTTTTAAAAAACACTTTACCGAAGAGCTAAACAAAAGTTTCATACGCCCCTACATTGAAAAACGTATAGCCGAGGCCATTGAAATGCTGCGCGGAAAAAAGCTGTTTATATTGGGCAAAGAAGGTAATCCCACCTCAAAAGTGGTGAAAGTGGCTACCCAAAAAGCATCGGTGTTGTTTCATTTCAGGCGCGACGATGACAAAGTGCGCTACTTCCCTACTATAAAATATAATAACGAACGGGTTGAGTTTTCTCAGCGCGACGGCATAATGGTTACCACCCGCCCTGCGTGGATGCTTGTAAACGGTATGCTGTATAATTTTGAAAAGAACGTTGACGGTAATAAACTGCTGCCCTTCCTTAGCAAGCGGTTTATTATGATACCCAAAGCTACCGAGGCCAAGTACTTTGAAAAGTTTGTAGTCCCGTTGGTAGAGAAATTCGACGTGCACGCTGTTGGGTTTGACATAAAAACCGAATCGTTAGTAGGGATACCCGTTTTAAAGATTGACGACGGCTGGGGTGATGAAGTAAGGCTGAACCTTTATTTCCGCTACAACAAGCAAGAGTTCCCCTACCATGCTACCAAACGTATCTCAGTAATACTTGAAAAAGAAGGCGATAATTACATCTTTAAACGCCTGAAACGGCCTAAGGAGTGGGAAGAACACCAAAAGCTGCTGATTGCCTCAAAAGGCTTAAAGCTGATTGAGGGTTGTTCCTTTACCGTGCGTCGTCCTGATGGCAGTAAAAGTCCGTATGCAGCCATACAATGGCTGAACGAGTACAGCAAACTGCTTAAGGACAATAAGTTTATAATTGAGCAAGACACGCACAACAGCAAATACTTTATTGGCCAAAGCACCTTATCAATACAAGTAAACGAGTATAAAGATTGGTTTGATGTAATGGCTGTGGTGAAGTTTGGCACTTACGAAGTACAGTTTATACAACTGCGCAGCTACATTTTGCAAGGCAAACGCGAATACATACTGCCCAACGGGGAAATTGCGATTATCCCCGAGGAATGGTTTGAAAAGTACAGCAGCCTGCTTGAGTTTAGCGAAAGCGGCGACGGGATACGCATACGCAAGCACCACTGGAAACTGATAGATGAATTACAATCGCCGGCCGATAGTAAAGAGTTGAAAGACAAACTTTCGAAGCTTGATTTTAAACACCTGCACGAAGGCGAACCGCTTTCAGAAGGGTTTAAGGGTGAACTGAGGCCATACCAACGTGAGGGATATAACTGGTTTTACTTTTTACAGAAAAACCGTTTTGGGGGCTGCCTTGCCGATGATATGGGTTTGGGAAAGACTGTACAAACCCTTGCCATGCTTCAACGCGAGGCCGACCTTGCCGATCAAAACCCTGTGTTGGAAGAGGCCATACAAACCGAAGCTGCACAAGGGCAAGCATTGTTGTTTGACGATGGGGCTAAAAAGGCTGCTGCCCTTAACCAGCTTGACCTTTTTGGCAATGCAGGCACTATAGAAATGCCTTCGCTACCGCCCAAAGTTGTTTCGTACCAAAAAAACAGGCATACCAACCTTATTATATTACCAACTTCGCTGATATATAACTGGCAAAGCGAGGCTGAGAATTTTGCACCGGGACTAAAGGTGTTTATTTATACGGGCACCTATCGCAACCGTGAGATTGCCTACTTTAGGCATTACGATTTGATAATCACCACCTACGGTGTTGTAAGGTTGGATATTGACATATTAAAGGACTTTAACTTTCACTATGTGATATTGGATGAGAGTCAGTTCATAAAAAACCCGGCTTCGCAAACAGCAAGGGCGGTAAACAGTTTGCAAGCACGCAACAAGCTGGTGCTTACAGGTACTCCGGTTGAAAACTCCATTACCGACTTGTGGTCGCAAATGAACTTCCTAAACCCGGGTTTGCTGGGTAACTTCACCTTCTTTAGTGAAAAATTTGTTATCCCGATTGAGAAAAACGGGAACGAATTACAACGTAACCGCCTGCAAAAAATCATCGACCCGTTTATACTGCGCCGTACCAAAGAGCAGGTGGCAAAAGACCTGCCCGAAAAGTACGAACAGGTGTATTATTGCGAGATGACCGAGGAGCAGGAGCAAATTTATGAAGCTACCAAAGCCAAATACCGTAATCAGATATTGAAATCGGTAACTGAGTTCGGGCTTAATAAATCGAAACTGCAAATACTAAAAGGCTTAATGATGCTGCGCCAAATTGCCAACCATCCCTTATTGGTGAATGATGAATACTTGGGGCACAGCGGTAAGTTTGACGAGATTATCCGTAAGCTGGAGATTGCACTGGCCGAAAACCACAAGGTGCTTATCTTCTCTCAGTTTGTAAAGCAGCTACACATTTTTAAAAAATACCTCGATGATAAGAGTGTGCCGTATTGCTATATTGATGGTACTTACAGTGCCAAGCAACGACAAGCTGAGGTAAATAAGTTCCAAAAAGAGAAAAGTGCAGGTGTATTCCTAATTTCATTACGAGCCGGTGGGGTAGGTTTAAACCTTACCGAAGCTGACTATGTATTTATAGTTGACCCATGGTGGAACCCTGCTGTTGAAAGGCAAGCCACAGACCGCAGTTACCGCATCGGGCAAACCAAAAACGTGTTTAACTATAAATTTATCACCCGCGGCACGGTTGAGGAGAAAATACTTACCCTGCAAAAGCGTAAGCTAGAGTTGGCACAAACGCTTATAAACACGGACAATACGTTTCTTTCTACCCTTAGTGTAGAAGAATTAGAAAATATTTTTGTGTAG
- a CDS encoding acyl-CoA carboxylase subunit beta: MDKREKLMQLRQEALLGGGEKRIADQHKKGKLTARERIHLLLDEGSFNEIGAFVTHRSTDFGMDKQIVLGDGVVTGYGTVNGRLTYVFSQDFTVFGGSLSETFAEKICKVMDLAMKSGAPVIGLNDSGGARIQEGVVSLGGYADIFYRNTLSSGVIPQISAIMGPCAGGAVYSPAITDFIFMVEKTSYMFVTGPNVVKTVTHEEVSSEDLGGASVHSAKSGVAHFASANEVECINGLKRLLSYVPQNCEENAPMLPYTPHDESRPQLKNIVPENANQPYDIREVIEGVVDDTSFFEVHKDFAENIVVGFARLAGRSIGIVANQPAFLAGVLDIKSSQKAARFVRFCDCFNIPLLVFEDVPGFLPGTDQEWNAIITNGAKLLYAFSEATVPRVTVITRKAYGGAYDVMNSKHIGADMNFAWPTAEIAVMGAKGAAEIIFKKEIADAEDHEAQLKAKEAEYAELFANPYRAAARGFIDEVILPEETRERLISAFKMLENKVANLPRKKHGNIPL; the protein is encoded by the coding sequence ATGGATAAACGCGAGAAACTGATGCAATTACGCCAAGAAGCCCTTTTGGGCGGTGGCGAAAAACGCATAGCCGACCAGCATAAAAAAGGTAAACTTACTGCCCGCGAGCGCATACACCTATTGCTTGATGAAGGCAGTTTTAATGAGATAGGTGCCTTTGTTACCCACCGCAGTACCGATTTTGGTATGGATAAACAAATAGTACTGGGTGATGGTGTAGTAACCGGATACGGTACTGTAAACGGCAGGCTTACCTACGTGTTTTCACAGGATTTTACCGTGTTTGGCGGTTCGCTTTCAGAAACTTTTGCAGAGAAGATTTGCAAGGTGATGGACTTGGCCATGAAAAGCGGTGCTCCTGTTATCGGTCTTAACGACTCTGGCGGTGCGCGTATACAAGAGGGTGTGGTATCATTGGGCGGTTATGCCGATATATTTTACCGCAATACCCTTTCATCGGGGGTTATCCCTCAAATATCAGCCATTATGGGACCTTGTGCCGGCGGTGCAGTGTATTCGCCCGCTATTACGGATTTTATTTTCATGGTTGAGAAAACCTCTTACATGTTTGTAACAGGTCCTAACGTGGTGAAAACTGTAACTCACGAAGAAGTGAGCAGCGAAGACTTGGGCGGTGCATCGGTGCATTCGGCCAAATCAGGTGTGGCGCACTTTGCCAGTGCCAACGAGGTTGAGTGTATCAACGGATTGAAACGCCTGTTGAGCTATGTCCCTCAAAACTGCGAAGAAAACGCCCCTATGTTGCCCTACACTCCTCACGATGAGTCAAGGCCGCAACTAAAAAATATCGTTCCTGAAAACGCTAACCAACCCTACGATATCCGCGAGGTAATTGAAGGAGTGGTGGATGATACCAGTTTCTTTGAAGTACATAAAGACTTTGCTGAAAACATTGTGGTAGGTTTTGCCCGTTTGGCAGGTCGCAGCATAGGTATTGTCGCCAATCAACCTGCGTTTTTAGCGGGTGTGTTGGATATAAAATCATCGCAAAAAGCAGCCCGTTTTGTACGTTTCTGTGATTGCTTCAACATTCCTTTGTTGGTGTTTGAAGACGTACCCGGTTTCCTTCCCGGTACCGACCAAGAGTGGAACGCCATCATTACCAACGGTGCTAAGCTACTATACGCGTTTAGCGAGGCTACTGTTCCCCGCGTTACCGTTATCACCCGTAAGGCTTATGGTGGTGCTTATGATGTGATGAACAGCAAACACATTGGTGCCGATATGAACTTTGCATGGCCAACGGCAGAAATTGCTGTAATGGGTGCTAAAGGCGCGGCTGAAATTATCTTCAAAAAGGAGATTGCTGATGCCGAGGACCACGAGGCACAACTAAAAGCCAAAGAAGCCGAATATGCTGAGTTGTTTGCCAACCCTTACCGTGCAGCGGCCCGCGGTTTTATCGACGAGGTAATATTACCTGAAGAAACCCGCGAAAGACTGATTTCGGCCTTTAAAATGTTGGAAAACAAAGTAGCAAACCTTCCTCGCAAGAAACACGGTAATATTCCGTTGTAA
- a CDS encoding DsbA family oxidoreductase, producing MKVEIWSDVMCPFCYIGKRKFEAAMTQFADSNNIELEWKSFQLSPDMVTDTSKNINQYLAEHKGISIEEAKRMNDYVTNMAKQVGLEYNFDKAIVANSFNAHRFSHFAKQHGKQDEAEEMLFRAYFTEGKNTGDLDVLAQLGAEIGLDTAALKTALESDTYAQDVLADITEAMQLGVRGVPFFVFDRKYAVSGAQDPAVFLQTLDKSFEEWRKANPQPAFEMVGDGPSCEPGKDCE from the coding sequence ATGAAAGTAGAAATTTGGAGCGACGTAATGTGTCCGTTTTGCTACATAGGCAAACGGAAGTTTGAAGCGGCAATGACCCAATTTGCCGATAGCAACAATATTGAATTAGAGTGGAAGAGTTTTCAGCTTTCACCCGACATGGTAACCGATACTTCTAAGAATATCAACCAATATTTGGCCGAACACAAAGGCATCAGTATCGAGGAAGCCAAACGCATGAACGACTATGTAACTAATATGGCTAAACAAGTAGGCTTAGAATATAATTTTGACAAAGCCATTGTTGCCAACTCGTTCAATGCGCACCGTTTTAGCCATTTTGCAAAACAACACGGCAAACAGGACGAAGCCGAAGAAATGTTGTTCAGGGCTTACTTTACCGAAGGTAAAAACACAGGCGATTTAGATGTTCTAGCACAATTAGGTGCTGAGATAGGCTTAGATACTGCCGCCCTGAAAACCGCACTGGAAAGCGATACCTATGCACAGGATGTATTGGCTGATATCACCGAGGCTATGCAACTGGGTGTACGCGGTGTTCCATTTTTTGTATTTGATAGAAAATACGCCGTATCAGGTGCACAAGACCCTGCCGTATTTTTGCAAACCCTTGATAAATCATTCGAAGAGTGGCGAAAAGCCAATCCTCAACCTGCTTTTGAAATGGTAGGTGACGGCCCCAGCTGTGAACCGGGCAAAGACTGCGAATAA
- a CDS encoding pirin family protein translates to MNRKNFLKTGFLSAAVIGLGSKVMQLAGKTGETETEQGTIGYNHLPNKEIKTMNTVLHKAETRGHANHGWLDTHHTFSFANYMNPDRMHFGNLRVLNDDIVDGGMGFGTHPHNNMEIISIPLSGDLEHKDSMGNVAVIKQNDIQIMSAGTGIYHSEYNKNTDNKVNFLQIWVFPKQKNIEPRYDQITLVAADRDNKLQQIVSPGKDSAGVWINQDAWFYLGSLKKGFTTNHKLNLKGNGIYAFVINGNVTISGQALNRRDGFGVWDTDAIDITADSDAELLLMEVPMAI, encoded by the coding sequence ATGAACCGCAAGAATTTTTTGAAAACCGGCTTCTTATCGGCAGCAGTTATCGGGCTGGGAAGCAAGGTGATGCAACTGGCAGGAAAAACCGGTGAAACAGAAACGGAACAAGGAACAATCGGATACAACCACTTACCTAACAAGGAGATTAAAACAATGAACACTGTATTGCACAAAGCCGAAACCCGCGGACATGCAAACCACGGCTGGCTTGACACCCACCACACATTTAGTTTTGCCAATTACATGAATCCTGATAGGATGCACTTTGGCAACCTGCGTGTGCTGAACGACGATATTGTTGACGGGGGCATGGGCTTTGGAACACACCCGCACAATAATATGGAGATTATCTCTATACCACTTAGCGGTGATTTGGAACACAAAGACAGCATGGGAAATGTGGCAGTGATAAAGCAGAACGATATACAGATTATGAGTGCCGGAACCGGCATTTACCACAGCGAGTACAATAAAAACACTGATAACAAGGTGAACTTTTTGCAGATATGGGTTTTCCCTAAGCAAAAAAATATTGAACCCCGCTACGACCAAATAACCCTTGTGGCTGCTGACCGTGATAATAAGCTACAGCAAATTGTATCACCCGGTAAAGACAGTGCAGGCGTTTGGATTAACCAAGATGCTTGGTTTTACTTGGGTAGCTTGAAAAAAGGCTTTACAACCAACCACAAACTGAATTTGAAAGGCAACGGTATCTACGCGTTTGTAATAAACGGTAACGTAACCATTAGCGGTCAGGCTTTAAACAGGCGCGACGGTTTTGGAGTATGGGATACTGATGCAATTGATATAACTGCCGATAGCGATGCTGAATTGCTTTTGATGGAAGTACCAATGGCTATTTAA
- a CDS encoding DoxX family protein, with amino-acid sequence MTTVTTSKAFNIILWIAQVVLGGMFIMAGIMKSTTPITELTPQLPWAADMPELLVSFIGVSELLGGLGLLLPSLLKIKPVLTPVAAVGLAVVMVFAIIFHITRSEFPAIGFNLILALLAAFIAWGRFKKAPISAKK; translated from the coding sequence ATGACAACTGTAACAACATCAAAAGCCTTTAATATAATCCTTTGGATAGCTCAAGTAGTGTTAGGCGGAATGTTTATTATGGCCGGTATAATGAAATCAACTACCCCTATTACTGAACTAACTCCTCAATTGCCTTGGGCAGCCGATATGCCTGAACTGTTGGTGAGTTTTATAGGAGTTTCAGAATTGTTGGGCGGTTTGGGATTATTATTGCCTTCGCTATTGAAAATAAAACCTGTACTTACCCCCGTTGCCGCTGTAGGACTTGCCGTGGTAATGGTATTTGCCATTATTTTCCATATCACCCGTAGTGAATTTCCTGCTATAGGATTTAATCTTATATTGGCTTTACTTGCAGCTTTTATAGCTTGGGGCAGGTTTAAAAAAGCCCCCATATCAGCCAAAAAATAA
- a CDS encoding YebC/PmpR family DNA-binding transcriptional regulator, with product MAGHSRWANIKHKKGAADKRRSALFTKLVKEIYVAAKVGGPNPDSNPRLRLAVQNARGQSVPSDNINRAINKASGAGGESFSDVMYEAYGPGNVGIIIECTTDNLNRTIANLRTYFNKVEGSLATNGSLNFVFDQKGVFEFTMPEGMDEDTLTLELIDGGADEVEVDDTFVSTSCAREDFGSLSKKLDELGITPQKSGLQYVPKIFKQINKEDAAKFAKLIDNLDADDDVKTFYHNVEFSEEIAEILN from the coding sequence ATGGCAGGGCACAGTAGGTGGGCCAATATAAAACACAAGAAGGGAGCGGCTGATAAACGTCGTTCGGCCTTGTTTACCAAGCTCGTTAAAGAAATTTACGTGGCTGCCAAAGTTGGCGGTCCTAATCCTGATAGCAATCCGCGTCTGCGCTTGGCCGTGCAAAACGCCCGCGGACAAAGCGTACCAAGCGACAACATAAACCGTGCTATAAACAAAGCCAGCGGTGCAGGCGGAGAAAGCTTTAGCGATGTGATGTATGAAGCATACGGCCCCGGAAACGTAGGGATTATTATTGAATGTACTACCGATAACCTAAACCGCACCATTGCCAACCTGCGCACCTACTTTAACAAAGTAGAAGGCAGCCTTGCTACCAATGGCTCACTAAACTTTGTATTCGACCAAAAAGGCGTATTTGAATTTACCATGCCCGAAGGCATGGACGAGGATACCCTGACCCTTGAACTGATTGACGGTGGTGCTGATGAGGTGGAAGTGGACGACACTTTTGTATCAACCTCGTGTGCCCGTGAAGACTTTGGCTCGTTGAGCAAAAAACTGGATGAGTTGGGCATCACCCCGCAAAAAAGCGGTTTACAATACGTACCTAAAATTTTTAAACAGATAAATAAAGAAGATGCTGCTAAGTTTGCCAAACTGATTGACAACCTTGATGCAGACGATGATGTGAAAACATTTTACCATAACGTTGAATTTTCAGAAGAAATAGCCGAAATACTAAACTAA
- a CDS encoding glycosyltransferase family 2 protein, giving the protein MKAAPFVSVIIPCFNEQEGITLACQRVLAAMQGDWNNGYEVLFINDGSKDATLDILKQLATANPVVKLLSFSRNFGHQAAVGAGIAHCKGDVAVILDADMQDPPELIAEMVAIYRQNTCNVVYGVRKERKGETWFKKLTARWFYRLLNRLADMDLNTDTGDFRLIDRKVIDTFNGFSEKNKYIRGIISWMGFKQMPLHYNRDARQHGSTKYTLRKMLHLASIAMFYFSKKPLKTSLTLGFISILIGIILTVYVLYVQLGGGYTVPGWASTIITIIFFGGVQLLTIGVVGEYIGNILDEVKNRPEYIIDEKVNMDK; this is encoded by the coding sequence ATGAAAGCAGCTCCCTTTGTTTCGGTCATTATCCCTTGCTTTAACGAGCAGGAAGGGATAACCCTTGCTTGCCAACGTGTGTTGGCTGCCATGCAAGGCGATTGGAACAATGGTTACGAAGTGCTTTTTATAAACGATGGCAGCAAAGATGCCACGTTGGATATTTTGAAGCAGCTTGCCACAGCAAACCCTGTGGTAAAGCTGCTTTCTTTTTCACGTAATTTCGGGCATCAGGCAGCCGTGGGGGCAGGTATTGCCCATTGCAAAGGTGATGTGGCAGTGATACTGGATGCCGATATGCAAGACCCTCCTGAACTGATTGCCGAAATGGTGGCTATTTACCGTCAAAATACCTGCAATGTGGTGTACGGCGTGCGCAAAGAACGCAAAGGCGAAACTTGGTTTAAAAAACTAACCGCCCGTTGGTTCTACCGCTTGCTAAACCGCCTTGCGGATATGGATTTAAATACTGATACCGGCGATTTTCGTTTGATTGACCGCAAAGTGATTGATACTTTTAACGGTTTTAGCGAGAAAAATAAATACATACGCGGCATTATCAGCTGGATGGGTTTTAAGCAAATGCCCTTGCACTATAACCGCGATGCGCGCCAACACGGCAGTACCAAGTACACACTTCGTAAAATGCTTCATTTGGCAAGTATTGCCATGTTTTACTTCAGCAAAAAGCCGCTTAAAACGTCTCTTACTCTTGGTTTTATCAGCATACTGATAGGCATTATACTTACCGTATATGTACTGTATGTGCAGCTGGGCGGCGGCTATACCGTACCCGGTTGGGCAAGCACCATCATTACTATTATCTTTTTTGGAGGCGTACAGTTACTTACCATCGGTGTGGTGGGCGAGTACATTGGTAACATTTTAGACGAGGTGAAAAACCGACCTGAGTATATTATCGATGAAAAGGTGAACATGGATAAGTAG